GGTTACATGAACAAGGCTGATGCACTGTCAGTTGCTGCCACGATGCACACCACGTCTGGCTTATTTTGGCCAACGCCAGTGTTGAACCTGGTTGAAGATGCTGGCAGTCTCAAAGCGGGTGATCGCATTGCCTTGAGAGACCCTAACGTCGAAGGGCATCCGGTACTTGCGGTCATGGATGTCGAAGCTGTTGAAGAATTCAGCGCTGAAAACATGGCTACCATGACCCAGCAGATTTACCGTCCTGCTGAAGGTGAAGCGCACATCGGCGCGGATACATTCAATTCCCAAGGCAAGTTTTGCCTGTCAGGGCCGATCAAAGTCCTGAACTTCTCCTACTTCCAAAGCGAATTCCCGGATACTTTCCGTACTGCGGTTGAAATTCGCAACGAAATTACCGAGCGCGGCTGGAAAAAGGTCGTTGCCTTCCAAACCCGTAATCCAATGCACTTAGCACACGAAGAGCTGTGCCACATGGCGATGGATCGTCTCGGCTGTGATGGCTTGGTCATCCACATGTTACTGGGCAAGCTGAAGAAGGGCGACATCCCTGCGCCAGTCCGTGATGCCGCCATCCGCAAGATGGTGGAACTGTACTTCCCAGCGAACAGCGCGATGGTAACGGGTTACGGTTTCGACATGTTGTATGCGGGGCCAAAAGAAGCGGTATTACATGCCGTATTCCGCCAAAACATGGGGGCGACGCATTTCATTATTGGTCGTGACCATGCAGGTGTTGGCGATCATTACGGTGCATTTGATGCTCAGGAAATTTTCGATAATGAAGTGCCTAAAGATGCCCTCGCGATCGAAATCTTCCGTGCAGACCACACGGCTTACTCCAAGAAGTTGGATAAGGTTGTGATGATGTGTGAGGCACCGGATCATAAGAAGGAAGATTTTGTACTTCTTTCTGGTACCAAAGTTCGTGAAATGCTGGGTCAAGGCATTGCACCACCAAAGGAATTTTCTCGTCCTGAAGTGGCTCAGATTTTGATCGAGTATTACCAAAGTGAAAACGGCTAAGGCTGTTTAGAAAGTATCTCTGGTGCAGCCTGAGCTTTGAGGAAAGGGCAATAGGCTTCACTGGTTGAGTTCTGTGACCGTATGTAGCAATACAATTAATTTGAAGGAGTTACACAATGCCTACGTTTGTACGTACTGACAAATGTGATGGCTGCAAGGGCGGCGATCGCACCGCTTGCATGTACATCTGCCCGCACAACCTGATGAAGCTGGACGTTGATGGTTCTGCCACAGGTCACGCGATGAAAGCGTATAACCAAGAGCCGGATCAATGCTGGGAATGCTATTCCTGCGTTAAAATCTGCCCTTCTAACGCAATCGAAGCACGTCACTATGCTGACGTTGTACCACTCGGTGGTTCTGTACAGCCTTTGCGCGGTCAAGACTCCATTATGTGGTCTATCAAATTCCGTAACGGCGTAATGAAGCGTTTCAAATTCCCGATCCGCACTACCCCAGAAGGTTCCATTGATTGCTACGGCGGCAAGCCTAAAGCTGATCTGGCTAACTTGGGTAAAGCACTGTTGACTCGTGATGTCATGGGCGGCTACCGCGCTGGCAACCCGGCTGAACTGATCTGCAAGTAATTACGCTTCGTTATTAACATTTAAGCATTGAGGAAACACAAATGGCAGGTACATTTGGTAATCCAGAAGTTGTCCAAGAAGAAGTGGACATCCTGATCATCGGTGGCGGTATGGCCGCGTGTGGCGCGGCGTATGAAATCATGCCGTGGATCGGCGCAGCGAAAGACGCTGGCGTTGACATCACCGTTAAGTTGGTTGACAAAGCAGCAATGGATCGTTCCGGCGCAGTTGCACAAGGTTTGTCTGCAATCAACACTTACATCGGTCCAAACCAAGACCCAGCGGACTACGCTCGCATGGTCTCCAACGACCTGATGGGTATCACCCGTGACGACTTGGCTTACGACTTAGGCCGTAACGTTGACGATTCCGTGCATTTGTTTGAAGAATGGGGTCTCCCAATCTGGAAAACGGTAAACGGCGAGCGTTTTGACGGTGCTACTTGGCCGAAAGAAGGCGGCAAGCTGTTGAAAGACGGCGGCGATCCAGTCCGTTCCGGTAAATGGCAGATCATGATCAACGGCGAATCCTACAAGTGGATCGTTGCTGAAGCTGCGAAGAAAGCACTGGGTTCTGACAACATTCAGGAACGTGTTTTCATCGTTAAGCTGGTCAATGATGCTAACGACAAAAACCGCGTGGCGGGTGCTGTTGGCTTCTCGACTCGTGAAGACAAAGTATACGTTTACAAATTCAAGGCTTGCCTGCTGGTAGCCGGTGGTTGCGTAAACATCTTCCGTCCACGTTCCGTTGGTGAAGGCCAAGGTCGTGCATGGTATCCAGTATGGAACGCAGGTTCCACCTACACCATGGCTGCTGAAGCCGGTGCAGAACTGACCATGATGGAAAACCGTTTCGTTCCAGCCCGTTTCAAAGACGGCTACGGCCCGGTTGGCGCATGGTTCCTGCTGTTCAAAGCACAAGCGACTAACGCCTACGGCGAAGTCTACATGACCAAGAACAAAGAATTGCTGAACGACTATCCTCCGTATGGTCAAGCAGCGGTTCCGGCATCTTGCTTGCGTAACCACTTGATGCTCAAGGAAATGAAAGAAGGTCGCGGTCCAATCTATATGGATACCGTTACCGCTTTGGCAAAACTGCGTGAAACACTGTCTCCTCGTGAAGTAAAGCACTTGGAAGCAGAAGCGTGGGAAGACTTCCTTGACATGTGTATCGGTCAGTGCGGTATCTGGGTTGGTGAAAACATCGAGCCAGAAAAGAAAAACTCCGAACTGATGCCTACCGAACCGTACCTGCTGGGTTCACACTCAGGCTGCTGCGGTATCTGGGCTTCTGGTCCAGAAGACGTCGGCGCTCCAACCACTGAAGAGCATCCTGAAGCAGACAAAATCCCTGCTCACCTGCCACAAGGCTGGAACTGGGGCTACCGCTCCATGACCACAGTACGTGGTCTGTTCACAGCGGGTGACGGTGTTGGTGCTTCTGGTCACAAGTTCTCTTCTGGTTCACACACTGAAGGTCGTATGTGTGCACAGTCTATGGTTAAGTTCGTTATGGACAACAAAGACTGGGTGCCTACACTGGATACGTCTGTTGACGATCTCGTTAACGAAATCTACCAGCCAGTCCGTACTTTCCTTGAGCACAAAGACTACACCACGGCGATTGATGTAAACCCACACTACATCACTCCACGTATGTTGCAGTTCCGTCTCCAGAAAATCATGGACGAGTATGTTGCAGGTGTTGCGACTTACTACACTACCAACGGTCACATGTTGGCAGTAGCGGAAGAAAAGCTGGGTATGTTGAAAGAAGATGCGATGAAAATGCGTGCAAAAGACCTGCACGAATTGCTCCGCGCATGGGAAAACTATCACCGTATCCTGACGGCGGAAGCGCACATGAAGCACATCCAATTCCGTCAAGAAAGCCGTTACCCTGGTTTCTACTACCGTATGGACCACAACTACGTGGACGAAGAAAACTGGCATTGCTTCGTAAACTCTGTTTACGACAAAGAAACCAAGACTTGGAACGTGTTCAAACGCGCTCACAAAGACTTGGTTGATAAGTCCAAGCTGTTTAAAGCCGCTGCCCACTAAGAAGGGGTTGCTTGACTACAGCGCTAAACCTTACTATCGGGTTTAGGCCAAATCAGGGCATCTCATGATGCCCTGATTGTTATCTACGGTAGTAAATTCTGGAGGAGTTCACCACATGAAAGTTATCTTATTAGGCGGCCCTGGTGCAGGCAAAGGCACACAAGCCAATTTCATCAAAGAAAAATACAATATTCCACAAATTTCCACGGGCGACATGCTACGTGCTGCGGTTAAGGCTGGCACTGAAATGGGCATTGCTGCCAAAAAAGTCATGGACGCAGGCGGTCTGGTTTCTGACGAAATCATCCTCGGTCTGGTCAAAGAGCGCACGGCTGAAGCCGATTGTGCCAATGGTTTCTTATTCGACGGTTTCCCACGCACGTTGGCGCAAGCTGAATCCCTGAAAACCCAAGGCGTTGATATTGATGCGGTCGTTGAAATCGCGGTTGACGATGCCGAAATCGTGCGCCGTATGAGCGGTCGTCGGGTTCACGTGGCATCCGGCCGTACTTACCACGTCGTATTCAACCCACCAAAAGTTGAAGGCAAAGACGACGAAACTGGCGAAGACTTAATCCAACGCGCTGACGATGCGGAAGACACCGTATTGAAGCGTTTGGAAGTGTATCACGCGCAAACCGCGCCGCTGATCGGCTACTATTCCGCGTGGGCTACCTCTGGCGAAGCCAAAGCACCGCGTTATATCCGTATCGAAGGCGTGGGTTCGGTTGACTCGATTCGCGACAATATTTTCGCGGCATTGGGTTAAATCGGTAGTGTTGGGGGGTAGAGACGCAAGATTTTGCGTCTCTACGTCTTGTGTCACTAAACGTAAAATATCAGGAGCAACAATGACTGCATCTCCCGAAAAAGTGGCTGCTGGCAAGGTAGTCCAGTTCACTTACCGCATCGCTGACCGTCATGGTGAGATTATGGAGCAAGTGGATTTACCCTTGAGCATGGTGTTCATGCGCCATAACCGCTTGTATGACGTGGTGGAAAAAGCCTTAGTGGGTTGCCGCGTGGGTGATGAAGTGTCTGTTGATGTTCCAGCCGTTGATGGTGCGTGGGGCGAAGCCGATGCTGACCTGATTTTGGTGCAAGACATTGAGCATGTGCCACCGCCTTATCGCAAAATCGGTGCGGAAGCGCAGTTTCAAGCCGAAAACGGCGAAATCAAAGCCTTCCGCGTGACCAGTGTGACTGAAGAATCCGTGACCTTGGATGGCAATCACCCGTTTGCTGGGCAAACCATGACGTTCCACGTCAAAGTGATTGCGATCCGCGATGCCAGCAAGGATGAGTTATTGCACGGCATTGAATCCGGTGCACCGACCGATTTTGGCAGCACTACCATTCACTAACAACAGAGGCAGCACGTTATGGCTATTCCTGATCTGACCGCCCTCGAAAAATCCATTATCCAACAAAGCATTAATGAGCGTTGGCGCAAAGGCGGTATCGTCGCTGAAGAAGTTGAAGTCGAACTGCGACTGTTCAAAGGCGACCGCGAAGTCACTGCTTGCCCCGCGCTGTATTGGGAACATGACGGTTGTACTTTCCTCGTCGCCAAGACCGGCGAGAACCGCTACCGTTCTCAATTTTTCTACTCTGCCAAAGAACAATTCAGCACCGGCATTGAAGAATACACCGATTTAGGCGACTGCGTTCTCTTCCTGCTGCGTTTGCAGGCAGACCATGAGAGCGAGCGCAAGAAGAATTTTCCCACAGCTTGAAGAATCCACACGTTAGTTTGAGAGATTGCATAGAGGAGTTTGTGTTATGACCGTTAAGAATGCTTTTTACGCACAGTCCGGTGGTGTTACCGCCGTCATCAACGCTTCAGCCTGCGGCGTGATTGAAACCGCCCGCCAGCACAGTGACAAGATCGGCACGGTATACGCGGGTCAAAACGGCATTATCGGCGCATTGCTGGAAAACCTGATTGATACCAGCAAGGTTTCCGACGCGGATGTTGCAGCTTTACGCCACACCCCATCCGGTGCATTCGGTTCTTGCCGCTACAAGATGAAAAGTCTGGAAAAGAACAAGCGTGAATACGATCGTCTGATCGAAGTCTTCAAAGCGCATAACATCGGTTACTTCTTCTATAATGGCGGCGGTGACTCAGCGGATACTTGTTTGAAAGTTTCGCAATTGGCGGATTCAATGGGCTTCCCGATTCAAGCCATTCACGTTCCTAAGACTGTGGATAACGATTTGCCTGTGACGGACAACTGCCCCGGTTTTGGTTCAGTCGCGAAATACATCGCGGTGTCTACCCGTGAAGCGAGCTACGATGTAGCCTCCATGTGCGCCACCTCCACCAAGATTTTCGTGTTGGAAGTGATGGGTCGTCACGCAGGCTGGATTGCCGCAGCGGGCGGTTTGGCGACGGATGCCAACAACGATATTCCGGTCGTTATCTTGTTCCCGGAAATCGAGTTCAATCAGGAAAAATTCCTTGCGACCGTTGACGCAAAAGTGAAACAGTACGGCTATTGCAGCATCGTGGTATCCGAAGGTTGCCATTACCCAGACGGTACGTTCCTTGCAGAACAAGGTACGCGCGACTCGTTCGGTCATGCGCAATTGGGCGGTGCTGCGCCGGTTGTTGCCAATATGATCAAAGACGCGCTGGGGTATAAATTCCACTGGGCGGTTGCGGATTATCTGCAACGTGCGGCGCGTCACTTGTCGTCTAAGTCTGACGTGGAACAAGCCTACGCACTGGGTAAGGCGGCGGTTGAGCTGGCGTTGGAAGGCAAAAACTCCGTCATGCCAGCAGTTATCCGTGATTCCAACAATCCGTACACTTGGCACATTGGTTCGGGCGAGTTGAAAGACATTGCCAATGTCGAAAAAATGATGCCGCTGGAATACATTTCTGAAGACGGCTACGGCATTACCGATGCTTGCCGCGAATACCTGCTGCCGTTGATCGAAGGTGAAGATTATCCGCCTTATGAAAACGGTATGCCAAAATACGTGACATTGAAGCACGTATTGCTGGATAAGAAATTGCCAGCGTTCGAGCTGTAACACCCCGCCCACCCTATAAAAACTGCCCCTGTTTGCACAACAGGGGCGTTCTTTTTATACTGATTCCTTCACAGTACATACCCCGGTAATAAAGATCATGGCTGAAAAACTCGACATTCCTGAGGAATTCCAAAGCTCCCTTGTCCCCGAACTGCTGACGGATGACACCACCATTCAGTTTAACTGCCACCCCGGTGTTTCGTGTTTCAACAGTTGCTGCAAAGCGGCGGATGTGACGCTTGCACCGTATGATATTTTGCGCCTGAAAAAGCGTTTGGGGATGACATCCAGCGAGTTCCTCGACAAACATACCGTGCCGTTTGAGACGGATGGACACGGTACACCCGGCATTAAATTGCGTACTGACGACAACAAAACGTGTCTGTTTGTGCGTGAAGAAGGCTGTAGCGTGTATGAAGATCGCCCCGCCGCCTGCCGTTATTATGGGCTGGGGCTGTTGTCGCATCGCGCCTCCGGCTCGTCAGAAGACAAGCAATATTATTTCCGCAACAAGGAAGCGCATTGCGAAGGCTGGAAAAGCGAACAGGTAATCACCGTGCGTGATTACCGCGAGCAGCAAGGCGTGCCGGAATACGACGAAATCAACCGCGAATGGATGCAGTTGATGCTGAAAAAGAAATCAGCAGGCCCTGCGATTGGCAAGCCCGATCCGCTGAGTTTTCAGTTGTATTTCATGGCAAGTTTCGACATTGACCGTTTCCGCCGTTTTGTGGAAAGCCCGTCATTTGCCAAGGCTTACATGATCAGTGACGACGAGCGTGCTGCGTTTCAAGATGACGTGATCTTGCAAAAATTCGCGTTCCGTTTGCTGCGCCAAGTGTTGTTTGATGAGCAAACCATTCCGACGCATGAAAATGTACTCGAAAAACGTTGGGAAGAGCGCAAGGACATTATCGAACTGCGCCACAAAGCTGCTGTTGAATTGCATTTAAAACGTGCTGAAGAAGAACGCCAAGCTGCCTTGAACAGTGGCTTAGAACCCGGCGCTGTTTAGTGAGTCCTAAGCTTCGCGCATAAATTTCTGGGTTATTTCGGTTTTATCCGACTGGCGGGCTATCTACCCGCCGGAAAACCTGTATACTTAGCACTTCAATTTACATCGTTTCTTTCGAGTCTGCGGGCATCCTGTCTACATCCTCTTGAACGGTTTACGAAAACCTTATGGAGGTTATCATGGCTACTAAACTTTACGTTGGCAATTTGCCTTATTCTGTTACTCAACAAGGTCTGGAAGAAAAGTTCGCTGCATACGGCGAAGTGACTTCTGTTAGCGTTATCACTGACCGTGATACCGGGCAAAACAAAGGCTTTGCGTTCGTAGAAATGTCCAACAGCGGCGAAGCTCAAAAAGCTATCGACGGTCTGAATGGCGCTGATATGGGCGGTCGCGGTATGAAAGTTAACGAAGCAAAACCACAAGCGCCACGCGATAACAATCGCAGCGGTGGTGGTGGTTTTGGCGGCGGCAACGGTGGTGGTTCACGCGGTGGTCGCTGGTAATAAGCCTTCGGCTTAACCAAGCATTCCAAAAAACCCGGCCTTGTGCCGGGTTTTTGTTGTTGTGATAATTTAATAGAATTTTTGTTCTAGGGCATAGGGTGTATAACCATGACTGTTTCTGTCGCTATTATTTCCGATACGCACGGTCATCTTGATCAGCGTATCATCGACATTATCCGCGAGTGCGATTACGCCATTCATGCGGGGGATATTTGCGGGGAAAATGTTCTCGCGGCAATGCAGCCGAAAAGCGCGATGGTGATTGCGGTGGCGGGTAACAATGAGCCGCGTTGCATGGTCGATTTCCCACTGCCATCCATTAGCGAGCTGGAATTGCCGGGTGGCAAAATTTGCATTGAGCATGGGCATGAGCACGGGCATCACACCCCTTGCCACGATTCCTTACGGGCGCAACACCCTGATGCGCGAATGATCGTGTACGGGCATACCCATAAAATGGTGCAAGATAAAAGTGCATTGCCGTGGGTGGTGAACCCCGGTGCAGCAGGGCTGACCCGCAATCACGGCGGGCCATCCTGTTTAGTGCTGACCGCGAACGATCAAGCGTGGGATGTGCGGGAAATCCGCTTCGCCGATTAGTTAACGCCGAGCAGCTCAACGTCAAAGATCAGGGTGGCGTTAGGTGGAATCACGCCGCCCGCGCCACGTGCACCGTAGCCCATTTCCGCAGGAATGACTAAAGTGCGTTGCCCGCCGATTTTCATGCCTTGTACGCCGTCATCCCAGCCTTTGATAACACGCCCACCGCCGAGTGGGAATTCAAAAGGCTGACCGCGATCACGGGAGCTATCGAATTTCGTGCCGTGCTTGTCGGCGGCTTTTTCGTCGTACAACCAGCCTGTGTAATGCACAGAAACCATCTTGCCAGCGGTAGCTTCCGTGCCGTCGCCTACTTTTACATCCGTTTTAACTAAATCGACCATTTTAATATCCGTTGCTTGTGGGGAAGAAGTGCCAGTGGTACTCGTTGTGGCAGTTTTGTCCGAACATGCTGCCATAAAAACGCTGCCGGAGAGTGCCACAGCCAGTGCTAATAATGTGGTTGTTTTCATGTTTATCAATTCCTTGGCAAGAAAAAAGGGGCATTATGCCCCCTTTTCCCTAAACGTGCGATAAACGGTTGGTTAGCGCTTATTTGTCCGCAATTTCACGCAGTCGCTTGGATTGGATGATATTGCCATTCAGCGCCGCATCCAGCGCGGAACGCCCAAACGCCACGTCCATCAACTGGCTGTAGTACATGACCGGCATATCGAAATTGGTCTTGTAACGCGCGTTGATGTCATCTTGGTAGATTTCAACGTTGGCTTGGCACAGTGGGCAAGGGGTGACGATCATGTTCGCACCGCTATCGTAAGCGGATTCGATGATGTCCTTGACCAATGCCTGACCTTTTTCGGGTTCGGAGAACATCAGCGCACCGCTACAGCAAGCCACTTTTTTGTCGTACTTGGTGAGGGCTTCCGCGCCGAGGGTTTCGACCATCTTATCCAGATACATCGGGTTCTCGAACGATTCGCCGTCAATCCCGAATGGGCGGTTGGTTTGGCAACCGACGTAACCGGCGATTTTCAGACCTTCCAGCGGCTTTTTGACCTTAGAACCCAGCACGTCGTAACCGATGTCTTCGATCAACACTTCCACCATGTGGCGGACTTTTTTGTTGCCCTTGTATTCCAGCTTCACCGATTGCAGCGCAATATTGGTTTCGGCTTTCAGGGCAGGGTTGTGGTTCAAGCGTTCCTGCACTTCGCGGGTGTTGAGCCAGCAAGCGGCGCACGTGGCTACCACGTCCTGATCCGGGTGATGCTTTTCGGACAACGCCAAGTTACGTGCGGAAAGCGTCATGCGTGGCAGTTCGCCACCGCCAGCATAACCGATGGATGCGCCGCAGCAGTTCCAATCCGGGATTGGGTTCAGCTTGATGTCCAGCTCTTCGCACAGGGTTACGACCGACTTTTCCAAGTTGGAAGACGATGCTCCCTTCTGGGAAGAACAGCCGGGGTAGTAAGAATATTCATGCTTTGCCATTGTTACCTCATCCTCCTCATTTCGCGTCAGTATTTGCGCCGACACGTGCTGCTTCCAGCTCTTCGGCTTTTTTCAGCATGGCGTGGAAGCCAGAAAGATCCTTAACGCCATGCCCACCGAGCATTTCCATCGGTGACATACGCTTGGCTTTCATCATGTTTAACCCTAGCTTTTGCTTGCCCATCGACACTTTCACGCCTTCGGCGAAACCGTCTTTGAAGTACAAGCCCAGACCCAGTTTCAGCTCGTTGACACGACCTTTCTTGATCAGGTTATCCCAGAACATTTGCCCGAACTTTTCTGTCGGCTGGTTCTTGGGTTTCATGCCCATGCGCTTACCGTAGTGCGCCAAGCCGTGCATGATGTGCGTAATCGGCAGACCACGCGGGCAACGCGCCACGCAGTTGTAGCAGGACGTACACATCCACATTGAGGTGGATGACAACACTTCCTCACGCTTGTTGGCGCGGATCATCATGAACAGCTCTTGCGGCGGGTGATCCCAGTGCGGCCCCAGCGGGCACGAACCGGAACACACGCCACACTGCATACACATTTTGACCCAGTTGCCTTCCTCGACGTTATCCGTCACTTCTTTGAGGAAGTTGCCTTTGTATTTTTCAACCATCGCTTGATTGACAGCAGTAGTCATTCCAGCATCCTCCTTAGAACTTGAACGGGCTGAGACCGACGCGGTTGATGACTGCCACCATTTCGTCGAGCAATTTCGGGGCGCGGTCGATGTCGGTAATGGCGACTTCATGCACCGCGACGCGATCGGCTTCAAGGTTCATGGTCGACAGGGTGTCGCCGATTTTTGCCATCCTAACATGCGCCATTTCCGAGCCTTTGACAAAATGGCACTGATAATCTGCGCCTTTTTTGCAGCCCATCATCACCACGCCGTCGTAACCGCTACCCAACGCATCTTTAATCCAGATGGTATTGGTTGAACCGAGGCAACGTACCGGAATCACGCGGATAAACGCGCTGGATTCGTTACGCTTCATCGCTGCCATATCGAGTGCGGGGTAAGCATCGTTTTCACACGCCAGTACCAGAATACGCGGCTTTTCTTGGAACTCATCCGGCACATCGACGGCTTTCAACTGCGCTCCGACGGTTTCGA
The sequence above is drawn from the Thiothrix subterranea genome and encodes:
- the aprA gene encoding adenylyl-sulfate reductase subunit alpha, with protein sequence MAGTFGNPEVVQEEVDILIIGGGMAACGAAYEIMPWIGAAKDAGVDITVKLVDKAAMDRSGAVAQGLSAINTYIGPNQDPADYARMVSNDLMGITRDDLAYDLGRNVDDSVHLFEEWGLPIWKTVNGERFDGATWPKEGGKLLKDGGDPVRSGKWQIMINGESYKWIVAEAAKKALGSDNIQERVFIVKLVNDANDKNRVAGAVGFSTREDKVYVYKFKACLLVAGGCVNIFRPRSVGEGQGRAWYPVWNAGSTYTMAAEAGAELTMMENRFVPARFKDGYGPVGAWFLLFKAQATNAYGEVYMTKNKELLNDYPPYGQAAVPASCLRNHLMLKEMKEGRGPIYMDTVTALAKLRETLSPREVKHLEAEAWEDFLDMCIGQCGIWVGENIEPEKKNSELMPTEPYLLGSHSGCCGIWASGPEDVGAPTTEEHPEADKIPAHLPQGWNWGYRSMTTVRGLFTAGDGVGASGHKFSSGSHTEGRMCAQSMVKFVMDNKDWVPTLDTSVDDLVNEIYQPVRTFLEHKDYTTAIDVNPHYITPRMLQFRLQKIMDEYVAGVATYYTTNGHMLAVAEEKLGMLKEDAMKMRAKDLHELLRAWENYHRILTAEAHMKHIQFRQESRYPGFYYRMDHNYVDEENWHCFVNSVYDKETKTWNVFKRAHKDLVDKSKLFKAAAH
- a CDS encoding FKBP-type peptidyl-prolyl cis-trans isomerase; translation: MTASPEKVAAGKVVQFTYRIADRHGEIMEQVDLPLSMVFMRHNRLYDVVEKALVGCRVGDEVSVDVPAVDGAWGEADADLILVQDIEHVPPPYRKIGAEAQFQAENGEIKAFRVTSVTEESVTLDGNHPFAGQTMTFHVKVIAIRDASKDELLHGIESGAPTDFGSTTIH
- a CDS encoding CoB--CoM heterodisulfide reductase iron-sulfur subunit B family protein → MAKHEYSYYPGCSSQKGASSSNLEKSVVTLCEELDIKLNPIPDWNCCGASIGYAGGGELPRMTLSARNLALSEKHHPDQDVVATCAACWLNTREVQERLNHNPALKAETNIALQSVKLEYKGNKKVRHMVEVLIEDIGYDVLGSKVKKPLEGLKIAGYVGCQTNRPFGIDGESFENPMYLDKMVETLGAEALTKYDKKVACCSGALMFSEPEKGQALVKDIIESAYDSGANMIVTPCPLCQANVEIYQDDINARYKTNFDMPVMYYSQLMDVAFGRSALDAALNGNIIQSKRLREIADK
- the adk gene encoding adenylate kinase, translating into MKVILLGGPGAGKGTQANFIKEKYNIPQISTGDMLRAAVKAGTEMGIAAKKVMDAGGLVSDEIILGLVKERTAEADCANGFLFDGFPRTLAQAESLKTQGVDIDAVVEIAVDDAEIVRRMSGRRVHVASGRTYHVVFNPPKVEGKDDETGEDLIQRADDAEDTVLKRLEVYHAQTAPLIGYYSAWATSGEAKAPRYIRIEGVGSVDSIRDNIFAALG
- a CDS encoding YkgJ family cysteine cluster protein, translating into MAEKLDIPEEFQSSLVPELLTDDTTIQFNCHPGVSCFNSCCKAADVTLAPYDILRLKKRLGMTSSEFLDKHTVPFETDGHGTPGIKLRTDDNKTCLFVREEGCSVYEDRPAACRYYGLGLLSHRASGSSEDKQYYFRNKEAHCEGWKSEQVITVRDYREQQGVPEYDEINREWMQLMLKKKSAGPAIGKPDPLSFQLYFMASFDIDRFRRFVESPSFAKAYMISDDERAAFQDDVILQKFAFRLLRQVLFDEQTIPTHENVLEKRWEERKDIIELRHKAAVELHLKRAEEERQAALNSGLEPGAV
- the aprB gene encoding adenylyl-sulfate reductase subunit beta, with translation MPTFVRTDKCDGCKGGDRTACMYICPHNLMKLDVDGSATGHAMKAYNQEPDQCWECYSCVKICPSNAIEARHYADVVPLGGSVQPLRGQDSIMWSIKFRNGVMKRFKFPIRTTPEGSIDCYGGKPKADLANLGKALLTRDVMGGYRAGNPAELICK
- a CDS encoding RNA recognition motif domain-containing protein, whose translation is MATKLYVGNLPYSVTQQGLEEKFAAYGEVTSVSVITDRDTGQNKGFAFVEMSNSGEAQKAIDGLNGADMGGRGMKVNEAKPQAPRDNNRSGGGGFGGGNGGGSRGGRW
- a CDS encoding 4Fe-4S dicluster domain-containing protein, which gives rise to MTTAVNQAMVEKYKGNFLKEVTDNVEEGNWVKMCMQCGVCSGSCPLGPHWDHPPQELFMMIRANKREEVLSSTSMWMCTSCYNCVARCPRGLPITHIMHGLAHYGKRMGMKPKNQPTEKFGQMFWDNLIKKGRVNELKLGLGLYFKDGFAEGVKVSMGKQKLGLNMMKAKRMSPMEMLGGHGVKDLSGFHAMLKKAEELEAARVGANTDAK
- a CDS encoding FKBP-type peptidyl-prolyl cis-trans isomerase translates to MKTTTLLALAVALSGSVFMAACSDKTATTSTTGTSSPQATDIKMVDLVKTDVKVGDGTEATAGKMVSVHYTGWLYDEKAADKHGTKFDSSRDRGQPFEFPLGGGRVIKGWDDGVQGMKIGGQRTLVIPAEMGYGARGAGGVIPPNATLIFDVELLGVN
- the sat gene encoding sulfate adenylyltransferase, producing the protein MIKPHGSEELNPLFVYDSAENEALQKEAEGLPSIVVSSATAANAVMLGGGYFNPLTGYMNKADALSVAATMHTTSGLFWPTPVLNLVEDAGSLKAGDRIALRDPNVEGHPVLAVMDVEAVEEFSAENMATMTQQIYRPAEGEAHIGADTFNSQGKFCLSGPIKVLNFSYFQSEFPDTFRTAVEIRNEITERGWKKVVAFQTRNPMHLAHEELCHMAMDRLGCDGLVIHMLLGKLKKGDIPAPVRDAAIRKMVELYFPANSAMVTGYGFDMLYAGPKEAVLHAVFRQNMGATHFIIGRDHAGVGDHYGAFDAQEIFDNEVPKDALAIEIFRADHTAYSKKLDKVVMMCEAPDHKKEDFVLLSGTKVREMLGQGIAPPKEFSRPEVAQILIEYYQSENG
- a CDS encoding 6-phosphofructokinase, translating into MTVKNAFYAQSGGVTAVINASACGVIETARQHSDKIGTVYAGQNGIIGALLENLIDTSKVSDADVAALRHTPSGAFGSCRYKMKSLEKNKREYDRLIEVFKAHNIGYFFYNGGGDSADTCLKVSQLADSMGFPIQAIHVPKTVDNDLPVTDNCPGFGSVAKYIAVSTREASYDVASMCATSTKIFVLEVMGRHAGWIAAAGGLATDANNDIPVVILFPEIEFNQEKFLATVDAKVKQYGYCSIVVSEGCHYPDGTFLAEQGTRDSFGHAQLGGAAPVVANMIKDALGYKFHWAVADYLQRAARHLSSKSDVEQAYALGKAAVELALEGKNSVMPAVIRDSNNPYTWHIGSGELKDIANVEKMMPLEYISEDGYGITDACREYLLPLIEGEDYPPYENGMPKYVTLKHVLLDKKLPAFEL
- a CDS encoding metallophosphoesterase family protein, with the translated sequence MTVSVAIISDTHGHLDQRIIDIIRECDYAIHAGDICGENVLAAMQPKSAMVIAVAGNNEPRCMVDFPLPSISELELPGGKICIEHGHEHGHHTPCHDSLRAQHPDARMIVYGHTHKMVQDKSALPWVVNPGAAGLTRNHGGPSCLVLTANDQAWDVREIRFAD